The nucleotide window TGGGCGCGGCGCTGATCTTACCGATGGTACCGACGGCCTTGCCATTGGCGGCGCGGCAGAGGCTCTCCAGCGCCAGAATGATCTCGGCGGCCCCGGCCAGCGCGTCATGGCGCAGGCGCATGGGCGTGGTACCCGCGTGGTTTGCCTCGCCCTCCAGGGTAATCTGGGCGCGCTGGATGCCAACCAGCCCGGTGACAATGCCGATGGGTATCTGCGCCTCTTCCAGCACCGGTCCTTGCTCAATGTGCAGTTCGAGCGAGAGCGCGAACGCGCCAGGCTGGCGCTGCGCCTCGCTGATGCGTTCAGGATCGCCGCCCATCTGCCTGATGCCTTCGGCCAGGGTGCGCCCGGTTGCATCGGTCAGGCGCAGGTGTTCGGGCGAGAGCGCCCCGGCCAGGGCGCGGCTGCCAATGGTGGAGACGCCGAATTCGCTGGGTTCCTCGGCCAGATAATCTACTACCGCCAGGGGATGGCGCAGGGTGATGCCCTCTTCACGCAGGCAGCGCGCGATCTCAATCGCCGCCACGACGCCGATGATGCCGTCGAAGCGCCCGCCGCCGGGGACGGTATCGGTATGCGAACCAATGGCAAGAGGCGCCAGCCCCTCGACGCTGCCGGGTCGTCGGCCAACGAGGTTGGCGGCCTGGTCCAGCGAGACTTCCAGCCCGGCCTCCTGCATCCAGCCTGCCACCAGTTCGCGTCCCTGGCGATAGAGCGGCGTGAACGAGCGGCGCGTGTAGGGCTGCTCAGGGATGGTGAGCTGAGCCAGCGCCTCAATCGCGGCCTGCATCCGCCCGGCGTTGGGCGTGATCTTCATATGGGTCATGATGGTTTCCTCTTCTTCGGCTTTTACCAGTCTTTGGTTAGGAGTTGCACCCGCGCGCTAATTTCGCGCAGCGAGAGCCAGCCGGTCAGTTCGCCGTCGCGCAGGCGCTGCGTGCCATCTACCCAGACGCCCCGGATGGCCTGGGGCGACATGGCGTAGACGATGTTTTTGAGCAGCCGGTTGGGCGGCTGGAGCGAAATGTCCGTCAGGTCCAGGGCGACAAAATCGGCGCGGGTACCGGGGGCAAGCTCACCGATGGGCAGCCGAAGCGCGCTGCCGCCGTTGGCTGTACCCATTGTAAAGACTGCTTCGGCGCTCAGTGTCGCGCCGTCCAGCCGTTTCACCTTCTGGAGCAGGGCGCAGGTGCGCATCTCGTCGAAGATGCTGGTGCGGTTGTTGCTGCACCCGCCGTCGCTGCCCAGCGCCACGCGCACTCCAGCCGCGATCATGGCGGGAATATCGGTGATGCCATCGCCTAAAAACATGTTGCTGGCCGGATTATAGGCCAGGTGGATGCCTCGCTGGCCCATGAGGGCGATCTCTTCGGGCGTCGCCCAGACGCAGTGCACCAGAACGGCGCGATCATCCAGTACGCCCAACGAATCCAGCCAGCGAATGGGTGTCAGGCCATAGCGTTCCTGAATCATCTCCACTTCATAGCGCCCCTCCGAAACATGGATGTGGAAGGGCGTATCAAGCTCCTGGGCCAGCGCGTGTCCGGCGACAATCATGTCTGGCGAAGCGGCGTGTGGACTGTGCGGCGCGGGCTGTACATTCACCATTCTCCGTCCGCCGTCGCGCTCGCGCGCCAGCCGCGCCAGATCGCGGGTGCGGGCTACGGCGTCTTCCAGTGGCTCTCGATAGGGCTGGGGGCCGGTCTCCCAATTGTACAGGCAGCGCGCCAGCACCAGCCGAATACCGACGTCATGCGCCGCGCGCATGACTGCCAGGTCGTAATCGTTGCTTTCGTGGTGCAGATAAAAGAAATCAACGACGGTTGTCACGCCGTAGCGCAGCATCTCGCCAAAGGCCAGAATCGCGCCGGTGTAGACGCCCTCTTCATCCAGATGAAGCGAGTAGCGGTAAATGCCGTTGTCGCGCCACTGAAAGAACGGAAGATCATCGCCAAAGCCGCGCACCAGGGATTGAAACGAGTGGTTATGGGCGTTGATGGTCCCTGGAACCAGCGCCTGCCCCGCCAGCTTTGTTTCCTGGGCCTGGGGAAAGGCGGCCTGCAATCTGGCCGCAGCATCGATCTGCTGAATGACGCCATCGTCTATGAGCAGGCTGAGATCGGGGGTAAATTGACCATCAGACCAGAGCAGATCAGGGCTGAGGATTTCGAGCATGGGCGCGCTCCTCTCGACGAGAACATGACGCAAGGCGGTTATGTTTATGCGACGTGGGCAGATCATGTGAAGTACCCACGGCTAAAGCAGTGGGCTTCTACAGCCCCGTAGGACTGTGGGCCACTTCCTGGCCCCGGAACAAGATGGTGATTGCCGAGTTGTGGTCGCGGTCCAGTTCTGCGCCGCATTCACAGGAATGCCAACGCTGGTCTAAGGTTTTGTGGACCACTGCGCCACATTGGCTACAAAGCTGGCTTGTCATGCGGGGGTCTACCAATACGACGCGCCGTCCGGCCCTCTCAGCCTTGGCGATGCAGAAGGATTGGAACTGGCCCCAACCAGCATCTAAGATCGATTGGTTCAAGCCTGCTTTGGCCGCCGCCCCATTGGGCAGATACGCGCCCTCCTGGTCCGGGTCTGGCTTCGGTTCAGGGGTGGCGGTCATAGGCCGGATGGACAAGTCTTCCATCACCAGCAGCCCGTACTCGTTCACGAGACGGCGGGAAAGCTGATGCTGAAAGTTCTGCCGTTGATTGCGCACTTTGCGATGGGCTTTTGCCAGCGCAAGAGCCGCCCGCTTCCGGCGATGGCTCCCCTTCTTGCGTCGGTCCTTGACCTGGCTAAGTATCTTGATACGCTTCAAGCCTTTGCGATAGTGCCGGGGGTTCTCAATATGCTCTCCAGTAGACAACGTAGCAAAGTACATGACGCCCAGGTCCAGCCCAACAGCAGCATCGGACGGAAGCAACGGCGCTTCTTCTGGTATGTCACAGGAAAACGTGGCGTACCACTGGTCTACATCGCGTCGGATGGTGACGGTTTTGATCT belongs to Ktedonobacterales bacterium and includes:
- a CDS encoding Zn-dependent hydrolase, with amino-acid sequence MTHMKITPNAGRMQAAIEALAQLTIPEQPYTRRSFTPLYRQGRELVAGWMQEAGLEVSLDQAANLVGRRPGSVEGLAPLAIGSHTDTVPGGGRFDGIIGVVAAIEIARCLREEGITLRHPLAVVDYLAEEPSEFGVSTIGSRALAGALSPEHLRLTDATGRTLAEGIRQMGGDPERISEAQRQPGAFALSLELHIEQGPVLEEAQIPIGIVTGLVGIQRAQITLEGEANHAGTTPMRLRHDALAGAAEIILALESLCRAANGKAVGTIGKISAAPNASNVIAGRTELIAEWRSVDPALLADLAARFEGQIHEIAARRSLQLSYHALSDTEPIQIPQAVQRLLMQTCETLGLRAHPMPSGAGHDTNHVAVLAPAGMVFIPSRGGRSHCPEEWSELDAIARGTLVVGRALLAFDEWAAAYPRL
- a CDS encoding amidohydrolase: MLEILSPDLLWSDGQFTPDLSLLIDDGVIQQIDAAARLQAAFPQAQETKLAGQALVPGTINAHNHSFQSLVRGFGDDLPFFQWRDNGIYRYSLHLDEEGVYTGAILAFGEMLRYGVTTVVDFFYLHHESNDYDLAVMRAAHDVGIRLVLARCLYNWETGPQPYREPLEDAVARTRDLARLARERDGGRRMVNVQPAPHSPHAASPDMIVAGHALAQELDTPFHIHVSEGRYEVEMIQERYGLTPIRWLDSLGVLDDRAVLVHCVWATPEEIALMGQRGIHLAYNPASNMFLGDGITDIPAMIAAGVRVALGSDGGCSNNRTSIFDEMRTCALLQKVKRLDGATLSAEAVFTMGTANGGSALRLPIGELAPGTRADFVALDLTDISLQPPNRLLKNIVYAMSPQAIRGVWVDGTQRLRDGELTGWLSLREISARVQLLTKDW
- a CDS encoding transposase, yielding MTKKTFKYRLYPTRQQEQTLLFYLRRCRDLYNAGLEQRKAFYQMRHASLSCFTQINELPDLKRTYPAYREVSSHVLQDVLRRLDKAFAAFFRRVRSGETPGYPRFKSTSRYHSFTYPDVAGWKLQEDRLTLAGVGDVKIRLHRPLEGKIKTVTIRRDVDQWYATFSCDIPEEAPLLPSDAAVGLDLGVMYFATLSTGEHIENPRHYRKGLKRIKILSQVKDRRKKGSHRRKRAALALAKAHRKVRNQRQNFQHQLSRRLVNEYGLLVMEDLSIRPMTATPEPKPDPDQEGAYLPNGAAAKAGLNQSILDAGWGQFQSFCIAKAERAGRRVVLVDPRMTSQLCSQCGAVVHKTLDQRWHSCECGAELDRDHNSAITILFRGQEVAHSPTGL